The DNA window AGTTACTCCACCTAATCACAAATACATGATCTGAATTGCCACACGATAGTTTATGATTTGCAAGTTAGCAGTCAAACCTTTTCAGGTACGAATCATATACTTAAAAAATGTAGATTGAATATAAAAGTTATGCATGTACATTTGTCTTGATAGGTATTTCAATATCATAATTTTATTGCATTATATactaaaagtataagtccttgtGGTTGTTGGTAATTTTAGTTAAATGTTTTGGTCTACAATGAATCCTGCAAATTTATCTGTTCTTCATTCTTGCATGTTCAGCCTTCAAATTTGTAGTATTAAGGTCGAGGTAACTGAACTCAAAAGGTTGATCCATAATTTCTGTTTCATGTAGGATCTTGTCCTGTTTCACTGCTTGCAAATGATATATACGTAATGAGATTGATCTAATGATTTTCCTAAACTGCTAATTTGCTACCTTTTTCACTGCAATGATATGAAGTGCAAAATGGAGCTTGATGCATGCGCTCTTAGATTTTGGCCTTATTTATATAGTTATCCTTCATCTAAGGATAAATCATAAGATATGCACAGTTGCCGTATGAGCTAGGTAAGCACAGCACATTTATTTGTTCATTGTCTAGTGTTTTCGTGTATGGTACTGTATGTCTTGCTCAAGTCTTTAAGATCGAGGTAACTAAGCCCAACAAATCGATATGTATGTTTGTTTTCATGTATGGTTCGATCCTGTTTCATTGTCAAACGAGTATGAACCATAAGATATGCAAGCTGACTTATGAGCTTGCTATTCCCATTTATATATGTTTGTTCATTTTACTAAGTTTTGTGCTGTTTACCCCCCTTTGCATTATTATGGTTGTGTGTGCATTAGAACTTAAGATTGTGTGCCTCTTCAGCCTTTTTCTTTAGCTTAAGATTGTGTACTTGTAATGTCTTTGCAGTTGCTATGCGCGCCTTCCCTTCAGGTCCACAAACTGCCGCAAGAAGAAGTGTGGCCACACCAACGAGGTAATTAATCCTTATTTTCCCCCTGCCATCGAATCCAAATGTTCTATATGTATGATAACATTAGTAATGTTCTTGGTTTTACTCATCTTAGCATTATACCGTTTATGTTCTTGGTTTTGTTTGTAGCATTGCCCATGCTAATCACCTCAGTCATCATATAATGCTGTTTTAAGAGTTGATATAAAATGGCATCACTTTACTCCAGTTATATAGATAGTGCTGAATCAGTTTAGATGTTATTGGAGTTTACTACCCAAGTTCATTAATTCAAATAATGATTGCACTAGTTTCGTGATTTGTCTATGTCTACTATGCTGAACCATTTCCTGTTTCAGAAAAGTTTGTAATACCAGTATGCACTGTATTTGATTGTTTTCACCCAACGTTCTTTTTCAGCTGAGGTCAAAGAAGAAGTTCATCTCCAAGTTTAATAACTTGTGAACGATTTGGAAATCGAGGGAAGTGACATTCTGGAGTGCCATCTGAAAGCGTCACCCATCAGTTGAACCAACTTATCTTAGCATTTTAGCATTTCTATCAGAGCTGTTAGCTTTGTCCTATTTTAAGTTTCCATCTGCATGCTGAACCTTAATTACTCTCTCAAATACTCGATGTTGTTTCAACGCGTGAAGTGGCATGCCTAAGAAATGCTAGCGAAATCCTTTTGGCTGAATGCTGAAACTTTTGTCACTGTATTCTGAATGCTTGAGTTTTTCAGTTTGGAAGGAAGATGAGAACAACTAGTTGTGCAAAGGCATCTATATTGTTTCTGTTGTCTCTTATGTGAATTGCAGATGCATGATACATAATAGTCGCCTGTTAGTGATTAACTCACTAGCAGTTGTTGCACTTGCTACCTATTGGTGACAAACTCAACAGCAGCAACAGTAACTGGTGACTGGACTGGCTCTGTTTCATCCATAGGTTATGTAGTACACTAGCAAACTGCACTGGTCTTGTTTTTTGAGGGGTGTTCTTTTTTAGGGGTACACTGATTTAACTATTGCGGCCGGCCAAAGTTCTTTTGGCTGGATGCAAAAACTTCTGTCTTTCTGAGTACTGGACTTCAGTTTGGAAGTAGAGGGAGGATGGCAATAATTGGTAGGATAGTGGTTTCTGTTGCATCCTTTGTGGACTCCAGATGCCTTATATGGAGCATTCACTCGTTAGCAATGAGTTCACTAGCTGTAGCTGAAGCATTGCTACCGCCTAGCGATTGGTGACGAGCACAATTAGTATCAGCAACATCGCTCATGGTATTTGAGTCCTCGTTGTTGAGGTGTTGTGTAGGAAGGTATCAAGGTAGCAGGTCGCAGCCAGTGATTCTGGAAAGACTGAGAACCAGCACAACCGTAGACCTTGGTGGCACATGAATGAACCTTTGAAGGAGTTTGGGTATTGTAGGCTGGTTCTCTTAGCCACCTCTGCAAGAATGCATACGAACATGTGACCCTTCAGAGTtcttttgttttattttttgtTGCACCGAATCCTTGAGCATCAGCAGTCGTAAACTCGTAAGTTAGTAACTTGCTCCCAGTCCCACCCAGATGAGATTGCAAATAGAAATATTTGCATCCCCAGATGAGATTGAGATGCAGTATTTCAACTTTTTTTAGGCGAAATTTATGCTTCACTTCATGCAACTATGCTACCATTGCCATGGCCTTGCGGTGTTCTGGTCAGCAGTCAGGTACCGGCAAGAGCTGGTTGAAGTGGCTCATGTCAATGCGAAGGCCGGCGAGGGCCCTGACCTTCTGAGAAGATGAATCCTTCACTGCATGATCCAATCGTGCACTGTAATTGCAACAGTAAAGACATCTCTCCGCTCCCTAATCCAATGTCGCGCTGTAATTACAACGGTAAACACTCTCTGACCCAATGTAGGAGGAGACTAAAACTGTACTACTCCACTTCCTAATTCGATGCTTGTCCTCCGTAATTACAACAGTAAAAGGGGGGAACAGGTTCTCAGAAGAAAGAGAGGGTCATCAGGACAGGAGACCAAGCTGCAGAGTTACCATGATGACCAGACTAAAGCTTGCAGAGTCAAAAGGGGTAAAGCTAGAAGGGAACAATCAAGCAGGCGACCACTTTGTTTCAGCAAGTCGAAACCAAATTCAAGTGCTAGAAAGCAAGGCAAATCGATCACACTTTATGCTGCAAAATTCAAACAaatcgaaagaacaaattgGAATTTTCTCACTGTTTCCTAGTGAGGTGCAGATCGATCAGAAATTCAGAACCCACACAGTTCATGTAACCATTCAGGCAGGATCCCATGAAGTGTTGCTTCAGAATTTCTTGGCTCATCTAATCCTTGCCCCGGAGATCGAACGCTCTTATCTTCTCCTTCCATTCATGAATCCACCATTGATTTCTTCTGCAATGCCATTGAGCGTAATGGCTTGAAGAACTGAGCTGACCATTCCTTGCAACGAAGAGGAAGGAAGCAGGGCGCCGGTCAGTAGCTGGAGTTGGGGCCGTAGCAGGCGCCGCGGACGGGGTTCCAGAGCCACTGCACGAGGAACCGCCGCCCGTTCACGCCGTTCACGTTGTAGGCGCTGCCGTCGGGCGCGCGGGACACGTTCCCGACCagcccccccgcgccgccgccgtcgccgtacACGCCAAGGCATAGGTCCGCGATCTCCGTGGGCGCCGTCGGCGTGTCCCCGGCGTACCACGCGTTCACCAGCGGGTTGGTCGACATCTCCGCCAGCTCGTGCCCCAGCACGATCACCATCCCGTCCACGCCCGCGTCGCCGTTCGGCGGCCGCAGCACCGCctgccctccccctcctcccccagcgccggcgccggcgccgtacTCGGCGGCGGCGAACGGGTACGCACACTTGCCGGGGCACTGCGTGCCGCTGTTGCCGACCCACGCGTACGGCACGGTGACCCCGACCACGGACGCGAAGGTGAAGTAGTGGAAGCCGCAGACGGCGCGGCAGAACTCGTCGACCTGCACGTCGGGGGACGTCAGCACCAGGTACGCGCCGCTGTAGGGGTCCAGCGGCAGCGGGTCC is part of the Panicum hallii strain FIL2 chromosome 2, PHallii_v3.1, whole genome shotgun sequence genome and encodes:
- the LOC112881684 gene encoding protein EXORDIUM-like 7, with protein sequence MGRLLPRHPSLLLAAAIAAICISSSNLAAVRCAPVYRPDYLVDGNQLVDMQYHMGPVVSSSPTNLYLIWYGRWEPAAQAVLRDFLASLSAPAPFPAVSDWWARTPRMYADQTGANVTGAFTVAGEHSDAGYSHGASLRRIDMQSVIRSAVYAYPDPLPLDPYSGAYLVLTSPDVQVDEFCRAVCGFHYFTFASVVGVTVPYAWVGNSGTQCPGKCAYPFAAAEYGAGAGAGGGGGGQAVLRPPNGDAGVDGMVIVLGHELAEMSTNPLVNAWYAGDTPTAPTEIADLCLGVYGDGGGAGGLVGNVSRAPDGSAYNVNGVNGRRFLVQWLWNPVRGACYGPNSSY